From a single Notolabrus celidotus isolate fNotCel1 chromosome 7, fNotCel1.pri, whole genome shotgun sequence genomic region:
- the si:ch211-207j7.2 gene encoding uncharacterized protein si:ch211-207j7.2 gives MESDSCDDSQSDSGVSADFSPCSTLDGNTNISPGTPAPALKETPIEREIRRAVEREHSLRRSRGLPKQPSLPEYVEIPVKKNVLFQPPVTNTEKGPGKDRQFAGKKMQHEIHEEVQREQDLVKLGKVPGFYHKGTVRQLKERKRLFEAFQAPTISTLPPPTRTRARSWPFSSTSDITNLVNQDTSTMRRSNVERSPNSAKGECSTLSAPRGPGLSEGTGCQVIIIENSLSAPAQNLYHTIPIAEATTAVDFARPSISSHRVEGHDGIKVGEHEREKNEEEEELTPKENPFFKLRTSTNLLKVERDIREAQEREKELLQQRKSLYGGGGGRGGRGGRGGRPANIERRNTRLTRSSSLNRILETDSSGSIPRPITGSPAVRQSVGKLGMWPPAHAEEEKISRPEILLSPRKKTPLVQRWEAGLINGPNQDGV, from the exons ATGGAGAGTGACTCATGTGACGATAGCCAAAGTGACAGCGGAGTTTCAGCAGACTTCTCCCCCTGCAGCACTTTGGATGGCAACACCAACATCTCTCCAGGCACTCCAGCTCCTGCTCTCAAGGAGACTCCCATTGAGAGGGAGATCCGACGGGCTGTAGAGCGTGAACACAGCCTAAGAAGGTCCAGAGGGCTTCCGAAGCAGCCCTCCTTGCCTGAGTATGTAGAGATCCCTGTAAAGAAAAATGTGCTCTTTCAGCCACCAGTAACTAATACTGAGAAGGGTCCAGGCAAAGACAGGCAGTTTGCAGGCAAGAAGATGCAGCATGAGATCCATGAGGAGGTCCAGAGAGAGCAGGACCTGGTCAAGCTTGGAAAAGTTCCAGGTTTCTACCACAAAGGCACAGTCCGCCAGctcaaagagaggaaaaggcTCTTTGAGGCATTTCAGGCGCCTACTATCTCAACTTTGCCTCCACCAACCAGGACCAGAGCGAGATCTTGGCCCTTCTCCTCGACAAGTGACATTACAAACCTAGTGAACCAGGACACATCCACCATGAGACGCTCAAATGTGGAGAGGAGCCCAAACTCAGCCAAAGGAGAATGTTCTACTTTGTCAGCTCCTCGAGGACCAGGACTCTCTGAGGGGACAGGCTGTCAGGTCATCATCATAGAGAATAGCCTGAGTGCCCCAGCACAGAATCTCTACCACACCATACCTATAGCAGAAGCCACTACTGCAGTCGACTTTGCAAGGCCAAGCATTTCATCACACAGGGTGGAGGGACATGATGGGATCAAGGTGGGTGAgcatgaaagagagaagaacgaagaggaggaggagttgacaCCCAAGGAAAACCCTTTTTTCAAGCTACGCACCTCAACAAATTTACTCAAAGTGGAGAGGGACATTCGGGAGgctcaagagagagagaaggagcttcttcagcagagaaaaagtctatatggaggagggggaggaagaggaggaagaggaggaagaggagggagaccgGCAAACATAGAGAGAAGGAATACCAGGTTAACTCGGTCTTCTTCCCTGAATAGAATTCTTGAAACTGACTCATCTGGCTCAATACCCAGGCCCATAACTGGATCCCCAGCAG TACGCCAGTCAGTTGGCAAGTTGGGCATGTGGCCCCCAGCCCATGCTGAAGAGGAGAAGATTAGCCGTCCAGAG ATCCTCCTCAGTCCTAGAAAGAAGACTCCTCTGGTGCAACGCTGGGAGGCGGGCCTGATCAACGGACCCAACCAGGATGGCGTCTGA